From Chroogloeocystis siderophila 5.2 s.c.1, one genomic window encodes:
- the gyrA gene encoding DNA gyrase subunit A, which produces MAKQLNLLSQGQVIPTALHTEMQRSYLEYAMSVIVGRALPDVRDGLKPVHRRILYAMHELGLTPDRPYRKCARVVGDVLGKYHPHGDQAVYDALVRLVQDFSSRYPLLAGHGNFGSVDNDPPAAMRYTETRLAPISHEALLAEIGEETIEFISNFDNSQQEPVVLPAQLPVLLLNGCAGIAVGMATNIPPHNLGELVDGLIALIDQPELSDEKLFELIPGPDFPTGGEIIGTAGIREAYSTGRGSMTLRGVAQVEEVPGGRGSKRRTAIVITELPFQVNKAGWIEKVAELVNQGRLEGIADIRDESDRTGMRVVIELKRDNNPQDVLQHLYHQTALQVNFGAILLALVDGQPRQLSLRELLREFLKFREETLNRRYTHQLHQAESRVHIVSGLLRALSHLDDVIAILRQASDGSTAKMTLQSRFDLTETQADAILAMPLRRLTNLEQENLKKEFEALNTQIQDLKKLLNDRRELLKALKKDLRSLKRKFGDARRTKLAHNVQPIPEKKVGEKQTQSKPQALPLDVQPVEEVVLEFTQRGYVKRSPNGQRGSRKSKAENGNSEYDCVIQTQSAKTDQTLLVLTSSGKVFPVQVGEIPTSGRGEKRGSPLIGLLPNSAAAETVAAQFLLPDDPETTQLVLLTKLGKIKRLAMTEFLSITNRGLTIIKFKDDDELLAALVVQPEQNLVLATIGGRLLRFPVNDEQLPIMGRTAVGLQALRLRKQEKLVGGVALDNLGDNVLLVSQSGLAKRVSASTLRQGNRGDIGTQAIQFTSKSDALAGMVLATDEVALVTNTQRVVRIPVAQVTIRGKDGVGDRIAELNPGEKVIEVVAID; this is translated from the coding sequence ATGGCGAAACAGTTAAACCTTCTCTCGCAGGGACAGGTCATTCCCACAGCTTTGCATACAGAAATGCAAAGGTCATACCTTGAATACGCCATGAGTGTGATTGTCGGGCGGGCATTACCCGACGTGCGTGATGGGTTAAAGCCAGTTCACCGCCGGATTTTGTACGCGATGCACGAACTAGGGCTAACTCCTGATCGCCCTTATCGCAAGTGCGCCCGTGTTGTTGGAGACGTGCTTGGTAAATATCACCCTCACGGCGATCAAGCAGTGTACGATGCCCTAGTGCGATTAGTACAAGACTTTTCGAGTCGCTATCCTTTACTTGCAGGTCATGGTAACTTTGGTTCGGTCGATAACGATCCACCAGCCGCGATGCGTTACACCGAAACGCGCTTAGCACCGATTAGCCACGAGGCGTTGTTAGCGGAGATCGGCGAAGAAACGATTGAATTTATCAGCAACTTTGACAATTCACAGCAAGAACCTGTGGTTCTACCCGCGCAGTTACCTGTGCTGCTGTTGAATGGTTGTGCAGGAATTGCAGTAGGGATGGCAACAAATATTCCGCCGCATAACTTGGGAGAATTGGTTGATGGTTTGATTGCGCTGATCGATCAACCAGAATTATCAGATGAAAAGTTATTTGAACTGATTCCTGGACCTGACTTTCCCACTGGTGGCGAAATCATCGGAACAGCGGGCATTCGCGAAGCCTACAGCACTGGACGCGGCAGCATGACGCTACGAGGAGTCGCGCAAGTCGAAGAAGTTCCTGGAGGACGTGGCAGTAAGCGACGTACAGCGATTGTAATTACTGAGTTGCCGTTTCAAGTAAATAAAGCGGGTTGGATTGAAAAAGTTGCAGAATTAGTTAACCAAGGACGCTTAGAGGGTATTGCCGATATTCGCGACGAAAGCGATCGCACGGGAATGCGCGTTGTCATTGAACTCAAGCGCGACAATAATCCGCAAGACGTATTACAGCATCTATATCATCAAACCGCGCTACAAGTGAACTTTGGGGCGATTCTATTAGCACTTGTTGATGGACAACCGCGTCAGTTAAGTTTACGCGAACTCTTACGTGAATTCCTCAAGTTCCGCGAAGAAACATTGAATCGCCGCTATACGCATCAGTTACATCAAGCCGAAAGCCGCGTTCATATTGTTTCAGGTTTACTGCGGGCGCTATCACATCTTGATGACGTGATTGCGATTTTACGTCAGGCGAGTGATGGTAGTACTGCCAAAATGACCTTGCAAAGTCGGTTTGATTTAACCGAAACCCAAGCAGATGCTATTTTAGCAATGCCACTGCGTCGCCTGACAAATTTAGAACAGGAGAATCTCAAAAAAGAATTTGAAGCTTTAAACACACAAATTCAAGACTTAAAAAAGTTACTCAATGATCGCCGCGAGTTACTCAAAGCCCTCAAAAAAGATTTGCGATCGCTTAAGCGGAAGTTTGGCGATGCGCGGCGCACAAAGTTAGCGCATAATGTGCAACCCATCCCAGAGAAAAAGGTAGGAGAAAAACAAACTCAATCAAAACCTCAAGCCTTACCACTCGATGTACAGCCTGTGGAAGAAGTGGTTTTAGAGTTTACGCAGCGGGGATACGTCAAGCGATCGCCAAACGGTCAACGTGGAAGCCGAAAATCAAAAGCGGAAAATGGTAATTCTGAGTATGATTGTGTGATTCAAACTCAAAGTGCCAAAACTGACCAAACGTTGCTTGTATTAACTAGTAGCGGTAAGGTGTTTCCGGTACAAGTTGGTGAAATTCCGACATCAGGACGCGGAGAAAAGCGTGGTAGTCCATTAATTGGCTTGCTTCCTAACTCGGCGGCTGCGGAAACTGTTGCAGCGCAATTCTTGTTACCCGATGATCCAGAAACTACACAACTTGTCTTATTGACGAAATTAGGAAAAATCAAGCGGTTGGCGATGACTGAGTTTCTGAGTATTACCAATCGCGGTTTAACGATCATTAAGTTTAAAGATGATGATGAGTTACTAGCAGCGCTTGTCGTACAACCTGAACAAAATTTGGTTCTCGCTACAATTGGTGGGAGACTGTTGCGTTTTCCTGTAAATGATGAGCAACTGCCGATTATGGGGCGTACTGCTGTAGGTTTACAAGCATTGCGGCTCCGCAAGCAAGAAAAGTTAGTCGGTGGTGTGGCGCTCGATAACTTGGGCGATAATGTGCTGTTGGTGTCACAATCAGGATTGGCGAAACGAGTATCAGCAAGCACGCTACGTCAGGGAAATCGTGGTGATATTGGGACGCAGGCAATACAGTTTACTTCTAAATCAGATGCTTTAGCAGGAATGGTGTTGGCTACTGATGAGGTGGCTTTGGTGACAAATACGCAAAGAGTTGTGCGGATACCTGTCGCTCAAGTGACGATTCGGGGTAAAGATGGTGTAGGCGATCGCATTGCTGAACTCAATCCTGGGGAGAAAGTTATTGAGGTAGTAGCAATTGACTAA
- a CDS encoding response regulator: MKTVLIVEDDLINARVFSKILTKRGGLGVKHTENVEEVMKIAAAGEADIILMDVSLSRSVYQGRAVDGIKITQMLKANAQTAKLPIILVTAHAMEGDRESFLKQSGADGYISKPVVDHQQFIEQILALLPKD; this comes from the coding sequence ATGAAAACTGTATTGATTGTGGAAGACGATTTAATTAATGCACGGGTTTTTTCCAAAATTTTGACTAAACGTGGTGGCTTGGGTGTCAAGCATACCGAAAATGTCGAAGAAGTGATGAAAATAGCCGCAGCGGGAGAAGCCGACATCATTTTGATGGATGTTTCGCTCTCGCGTAGCGTTTACCAAGGTCGAGCCGTTGATGGTATTAAGATTACCCAAATGTTGAAAGCCAATGCACAAACTGCCAAATTGCCGATTATTCTGGTGACAGCCCACGCGATGGAAGGCGATCGCGAAAGTTTTCTCAAGCAAAGTGGCGCTGACGGGTACATTTCCAAACCTGTTGTTGACCATCAACAGTTTATCGAGCAAATTTTGGCATTGCTGCCAAAAGACTAA
- the hisS gene encoding histidine--tRNA ligase — MGEIQALRGTRDILPEEVGYWQKVEATARDILLKAAYREIRTPIFEQTELFERGIGEATDVVGKEMYTFRDRGDRSITLRPEGTAGVVRSLIEHSLYTQGGVQRLWYTGPMFRYERPQAGRQRQFHQLGVEVLGSADPRADVEVIVIATHILQSLGLKNLHLDINSVGNLEDRNAYRQALVDYLTPYKDELDPDSQERLSRNPLRILDSKDKRTQEIAQNAPSILDHLGTYSRQHFDKVQQLLTNLGISYQLNPRLVRGLDYYTHTAFEIQSDDLGAQATVCGGGRYDGLVAQLGGPETPAVGWAIGLERLILLLQKLQEPALPSMDFYIVSRGDAAEAQALVLAQQLRQAGFSVDLDLSGSAFKKQFARADRSGAIACLILGDEEAANHTVKLKWMASKEQSAISQAELLANIEELRSQLSRGWERGARGDRR; from the coding sequence ATGGGCGAAATTCAGGCATTACGCGGAACGCGGGATATATTGCCAGAGGAAGTAGGGTACTGGCAAAAGGTGGAAGCGACAGCACGAGATATTCTTCTCAAAGCAGCATATCGCGAAATTCGCACCCCAATTTTTGAGCAAACTGAGTTATTTGAGCGGGGTATTGGCGAAGCAACCGATGTGGTAGGTAAAGAAATGTATACGTTTCGCGATCGCGGCGATCGCTCGATTACGTTACGCCCCGAAGGAACAGCAGGTGTGGTGCGATCGCTGATCGAACACAGTTTGTATACTCAAGGCGGCGTGCAACGGTTGTGGTATACAGGTCCCATGTTTCGCTACGAACGTCCGCAAGCAGGACGTCAGCGGCAATTTCATCAATTAGGTGTGGAAGTGTTGGGAAGTGCCGATCCGCGAGCCGATGTTGAGGTGATTGTGATCGCAACACACATCTTACAAAGTTTGGGATTAAAAAACCTTCACCTCGATATCAACTCGGTGGGTAATCTCGAAGATCGCAACGCCTATCGCCAAGCACTAGTAGATTACTTAACACCGTACAAAGATGAATTAGATCCTGATTCGCAAGAGCGTTTGAGTCGCAATCCGTTGCGGATTCTCGATAGTAAAGACAAACGCACGCAAGAAATCGCCCAAAATGCACCTAGTATTTTAGATCACCTAGGTACGTACTCGCGGCAGCACTTCGACAAGGTACAGCAGCTACTCACTAATTTAGGAATCAGCTATCAACTCAACCCGCGCTTGGTACGCGGACTCGATTACTATACACATACGGCGTTTGAAATTCAGTCGGATGACTTGGGTGCGCAAGCAACAGTTTGTGGCGGTGGGCGTTACGATGGTTTAGTTGCGCAGTTGGGTGGTCCTGAAACGCCTGCGGTTGGTTGGGCAATTGGTTTAGAGCGCCTAATTTTGTTACTCCAAAAACTACAGGAACCTGCTCTACCAAGCATGGATTTTTACATTGTTTCGCGCGGGGATGCGGCTGAAGCACAGGCACTTGTTTTAGCACAGCAGTTACGTCAAGCAGGGTTTAGCGTAGATCTCGATTTGAGTGGGAGTGCTTTTAAGAAACAATTTGCCAGGGCAGATCGTAGTGGAGCGATCGCTTGTCTCATTTTAGGAGACGAAGAAGCCGCAAACCACACAGTGAAACTCAAGTGGATGGCATCAAAAGAACAAAGTGCGATTTCACAAGCTGAATTACTTGCCAACATTGAAGAACTGCGAAGCCAGCTAAGCAGGGGTTGGGAGCGAGGAGCGAGGGGTGATCGCAGATAA
- a CDS encoding acyltransferase, whose amino-acid sequence MQVNQNQLKDEIEFPGLPLAVYREIAAHLQQVDGVETGLYPAAYQQFDYNHSQIGGLWIQYNQHANSVSHQRVAQILAYYQNRYGAFRKLNSAIAQ is encoded by the coding sequence ATGCAAGTGAATCAAAATCAATTAAAGGATGAAATTGAATTTCCTGGGTTGCCGTTAGCCGTTTATCGAGAAATTGCCGCGCATTTGCAGCAGGTTGATGGAGTCGAAACGGGGCTGTATCCAGCAGCTTATCAGCAATTCGATTACAACCATAGTCAAATTGGGGGGTTGTGGATTCAGTACAACCAACACGCTAACTCGGTAAGTCACCAACGAGTCGCGCAAATTTTGGCATACTATCAGAATCGTTACGGTGCATTTAGAAAACTCAACTCTGCAATTGCGCAGTAA
- a CDS encoding RNA polymerase sigma factor SigF — MVLSYTANHNELKQKSATLLRDYEQGRSQTIRNQLVTLNLGLVRKEAHYWSNQCTESYEDLLQVGCIGLIRAVERFELSKGHAFSSFAVPYIRGEIQHYLRDKGVMVRIPRRWLALQQQAVGVARELRQKYNRQPSDTEIAEALNISIEEWQEVKLAWANRAPLSLDMPVQESDEGTTCLGEIVPDSDYRSFQLAQEDRLRLQQSLYQLEKRTHEILKFVFLYDLTQKEVAEHLGISVVTVSRRVKKGLDSLKQLMVGAED; from the coding sequence ATGGTGCTAAGTTATACCGCGAATCACAACGAATTGAAGCAAAAAAGTGCAACTCTACTGCGAGATTACGAGCAAGGTCGCTCTCAAACGATCCGCAACCAGCTTGTTACCCTCAATTTAGGGTTAGTACGAAAAGAGGCACACTACTGGAGCAATCAATGCACAGAAAGTTATGAAGATTTACTACAAGTGGGCTGCATTGGCTTAATTCGCGCTGTTGAGCGCTTTGAATTGTCTAAAGGTCATGCGTTTAGTTCCTTCGCGGTTCCATATATTCGCGGCGAGATTCAGCATTACTTACGCGATAAAGGCGTGATGGTGCGCATTCCGCGCCGCTGGTTAGCCTTACAGCAGCAAGCTGTAGGTGTCGCCCGCGAGTTACGTCAGAAATATAACCGTCAACCATCAGATACCGAAATCGCTGAAGCATTGAATATTTCTATTGAGGAGTGGCAAGAGGTCAAACTTGCGTGGGCAAATCGCGCTCCTTTAAGCTTAGATATGCCTGTCCAAGAATCTGACGAAGGAACAACCTGCTTAGGAGAAATCGTTCCGGATTCCGACTATCGTAGCTTTCAACTCGCACAAGAAGACCGACTTCGTTTACAACAATCGTTGTATCAATTAGAGAAACGCACGCACGAAATTTTGAAATTTGTGTTTTTATATGATTTGACGCAGAAAGAAGTGGCAGAACACTTAGGTATTAGCGTTGTCACCGTTTCGCGTCGCGTAAAAAAAGGACTTGATTCTTTAAAGCAATTAATGGTAGGAGCAGAAGATTAA
- a CDS encoding photosystem II manganese-stabilizing polypeptide — protein sequence MRYRALIVAFLAMCLGVLTACSEGPASASSRDVLTYDQIRGTGLANKCPQLSETTRGSIAIDSNQSYRIVELCLEPTTFFVKEEPTNKRQKPEYIAGKLLTRYTSTIDQVQGKLNVNSDGSLTFVEEDGLDFQAITVQLPGGERVPFLFTIKDLVAQTQPGLTSINTSTDFEGEFKVPSYRSGAFLDPKGRGVVTGYDNAVALPAQADSEELIRANRKQTPNLKGRISLQVAKVDSSTGEIAGTFESEQPSDTDLGAREALDVKIRGLFYARIEPTT from the coding sequence ATGAGGTATCGCGCTCTAATTGTTGCATTTTTGGCAATGTGCCTGGGTGTACTAACCGCTTGTAGTGAGGGTCCTGCCTCTGCTAGCAGTAGAGATGTACTCACCTATGACCAGATCAGAGGTACAGGTCTAGCTAACAAATGTCCACAACTATCAGAAACAACGCGTGGTTCCATTGCCATAGATTCTAATCAGTCATACAGAATAGTTGAGCTATGCTTGGAACCAACCACCTTTTTTGTGAAAGAAGAACCCACGAATAAACGCCAAAAACCAGAATATATTGCTGGAAAATTGTTGACTCGTTACACTTCTACAATTGACCAAGTACAAGGCAAGCTCAATGTAAATAGTGATGGCAGTCTAACATTTGTTGAAGAAGACGGGCTTGACTTCCAAGCAATTACTGTGCAGCTTCCTGGAGGCGAACGAGTTCCTTTTCTATTCACGATTAAGGATCTAGTTGCCCAAACCCAACCAGGATTGACTAGCATCAACACTTCTACCGATTTTGAAGGTGAATTCAAAGTGCCTTCGTATCGTTCTGGTGCATTCCTCGATCCTAAAGGTCGTGGTGTTGTAACAGGTTACGATAATGCAGTTGCGCTTCCCGCGCAAGCCGACAGTGAAGAACTCATTCGGGCAAACCGCAAGCAAACTCCAAACTTAAAGGGCAGGATTTCCTTGCAAGTTGCTAAAGTAGATAGCAGCACCGGTGAAATTGCAGGTACATTTGAGAGCGAACAGCCATCAGATACTGACTTAGGAGCGCGTGAAGCTCTAGATGTCAAGATTCGTGGTCTGTTTTATGCTCGAATTGAACCAACAACCTAG
- a CDS encoding leucyl aminopeptidase, whose product MEIRAIDTPLLDWTGDCLAIGLFEETEELQGDVAQLNDKFAGALKEIIEETEFKGKEGSSAVTRIGGASPVRKVFLIGLGNQETLKLDSLRRAGATVARLAKKEKCKMVGVDLPTVDNAPAATVQAIAEGLQLASYQDNRFKSEPEEKVVVERVDLLGFAGQEAAIARANSICAGVNLARELVAAPANEVTPITLAETAQRIADEHGLQVEILEREECEKLGMGAFLGVAQASDLPPKFIHLTYKPEGTPKRKLAIIGKGLTFDSGGLNIKAGPGSSIEMMKMDMGGAGATLGAAKAIAQLKPDVEVHFISAATENMISGRAMHPGDILKASNGKTIEVNNTDAEGRLTLADALVFAEKLGVDAIVDLATLTGACIIALGDEIAGLFSPDDELAQQLTQAAEVAGEKLWRMPFEEKYFEGLKSGIADFKNTGPRGGGSITAALFLKQFVKETPWAHLDIAGPVWTDKENGCSNPGATGYGVRTLVHWVLSN is encoded by the coding sequence ATGGAAATTCGAGCAATTGATACCCCGCTTCTAGATTGGACTGGGGATTGTCTTGCTATTGGCTTATTTGAGGAAACGGAGGAGTTACAGGGTGATGTAGCTCAACTCAACGATAAGTTTGCTGGGGCGCTGAAGGAAATTATTGAGGAAACTGAATTCAAAGGTAAAGAAGGGAGTAGTGCGGTAACGCGAATTGGTGGCGCAAGCCCAGTGCGGAAAGTATTCTTGATCGGGTTGGGAAATCAAGAAACGCTGAAATTAGACAGTTTGCGCCGCGCTGGTGCTACAGTGGCTCGATTAGCCAAAAAAGAGAAGTGTAAAATGGTAGGCGTGGATTTACCGACAGTAGATAACGCTCCTGCCGCAACCGTACAAGCGATCGCCGAAGGCTTACAACTTGCTTCCTATCAAGACAATCGCTTTAAGTCTGAACCCGAAGAGAAAGTTGTAGTTGAACGCGTTGATTTACTGGGATTTGCAGGACAAGAAGCGGCGATCGCCCGTGCAAATTCGATTTGTGCGGGAGTCAACTTGGCACGCGAATTAGTCGCCGCGCCAGCCAACGAAGTGACGCCAATTACACTCGCTGAAACTGCGCAGAGAATTGCCGATGAACACGGATTACAGGTTGAAATTCTCGAACGCGAGGAATGTGAAAAACTGGGTATGGGAGCTTTTTTAGGCGTTGCCCAAGCTTCTGATTTACCACCTAAGTTTATTCACCTGACTTACAAACCCGAAGGGACGCCAAAGCGTAAACTAGCGATTATTGGTAAAGGTTTAACGTTTGATTCTGGCGGCTTAAACATCAAAGCAGGTCCAGGTAGCAGCATTGAGATGATGAAAATGGACATGGGCGGGGCTGGTGCGACGTTAGGCGCGGCAAAAGCGATCGCGCAACTTAAGCCGGATGTCGAAGTTCATTTTATTAGTGCGGCAACCGAGAATATGATTAGCGGTCGCGCGATGCATCCTGGCGACATTCTCAAGGCTTCTAACGGCAAAACGATCGAAGTCAACAACACCGATGCGGAAGGTCGATTAACTTTAGCTGATGCGCTTGTCTTTGCAGAGAAGTTGGGCGTTGATGCGATTGTTGATTTAGCAACACTCACGGGTGCGTGTATTATTGCCTTGGGCGATGAAATTGCAGGCTTGTTCTCGCCTGATGATGAACTAGCACAACAACTGACCCAAGCTGCGGAAGTGGCTGGCGAAAAACTTTGGCGGATGCCGTTTGAGGAGAAATACTTTGAAGGGCTAAAATCTGGAATTGCTGACTTTAAGAATACAGGACCGCGTGGGGGTGGCTCGATTACCGCTGCGTTGTTCTTGAAACAGTTTGTTAAGGAAACGCCTTGGGCGCATTTGGATATTGCAGGTCCTGTTTGGACTGACAAAGAAAATGGATGTAGCAACCCTGGTGCTACGGGTTATGGCGTACGCACATTAGTTCATTGGGTTCTTAGCAATTAG
- a CDS encoding YkvA family protein codes for MNFSIQAVYNWYRNLLRNPKYRWWVILGTAFYFLLPFDIAPDFLPVVGQVDDVFLLSLLVAEVSQMLMEGVKARKANTQQQAADANTGTTASTIDVDAVSVK; via the coding sequence ATGAACTTTAGCATCCAAGCGGTTTATAATTGGTATCGGAATCTCCTGCGCAATCCTAAATATCGCTGGTGGGTAATCTTAGGGACAGCGTTTTATTTTCTGCTACCGTTTGATATTGCACCAGATTTTCTGCCAGTTGTCGGGCAAGTGGATGATGTCTTTTTGCTATCACTCTTAGTTGCAGAAGTTTCTCAGATGTTGATGGAAGGTGTCAAAGCACGTAAAGCTAACACTCAACAACAGGCCGCTGATGCAAATACGGGTACAACAGCAAGCACTATTGACGTTGATGCGGTATCGGTCAAATAG
- a CDS encoding MotA/TolQ/ExbB proton channel family protein produces MDVIEIFRNGGPAMLPLLALSILSLSVIIERLWFWFRILNQEREIVNRILYAARDNWAGATQLAKRATDQPIGRFLYAPLRLSRPDPELFRLALESTAEDELAAMRQGEKILEAVIALAPLLGLLGTVLGLIRSLRNIRLGDLGTASAAGVTLGIGESLISTAAGLVVAIVSLAFYRLFQAFVVNQVKVFRKAGSELEVLYRQTWGDSSADIQSATPRTNIVQRDTTEGYRIPPRSEKKGPDTSPL; encoded by the coding sequence GTGGATGTTATAGAAATATTTAGAAATGGTGGACCAGCAATGTTACCCTTGCTGGCGCTATCGATTTTGTCTTTGAGTGTAATTATCGAGCGCTTGTGGTTTTGGTTTAGGATTCTGAACCAGGAACGCGAAATCGTCAACCGCATTCTTTATGCAGCGCGCGATAATTGGGCTGGCGCGACGCAGCTTGCCAAAAGAGCAACAGATCAACCTATTGGGAGATTTCTTTATGCGCCTTTGCGCTTATCTCGACCTGATCCAGAACTCTTTCGCCTGGCGTTAGAATCAACGGCAGAAGACGAGTTAGCAGCAATGCGCCAAGGAGAAAAAATCCTCGAAGCAGTGATTGCACTAGCCCCCTTACTTGGTTTGCTGGGAACTGTACTCGGCTTAATTCGGTCTTTGCGAAATATTCGTCTTGGCGATCTTGGAACTGCTTCGGCGGCGGGCGTTACCTTGGGTATCGGTGAATCACTGATTAGTACAGCGGCTGGTCTTGTGGTCGCGATCGTGAGCTTAGCATTTTATCGATTGTTCCAAGCTTTTGTTGTTAACCAAGTCAAAGTTTTTCGGAAAGCAGGAAGTGAGTTAGAAGTTTTGTATCGCCAAACTTGGGGTGATAGTAGTGCTGATATTCAAAGCGCTACACCGCGCACAAATATTGTTCAGCGTGATACCACCGAAGGTTATCGTATTCCCCCACGTTCGGAAAAGAAAGGTCCTGATACTTCACCGCTGTAA
- a CDS encoding ExbD/TolR family protein, which produces MKINLHSPIEEVQVQIIPLIDVIFCILTFFLLAALQFTRQQAINVDLPRATTGTPPEIRQTLIVTLDAIGQTYVEQEPVSRDQLTQRLQAYRQANPEGIMVLNASRTASYNEVIQVLDLLRAVGGDRVALATLPGDTNPGVSPTVPVVPGVVPSPGTTPTIPQDNLNAPIPTIPPVPAPNQSPISPTTPAVP; this is translated from the coding sequence ATGAAAATCAATTTACATTCTCCAATTGAAGAAGTTCAAGTTCAAATTATTCCGCTGATCGATGTCATTTTTTGTATCTTGACGTTTTTCTTGTTGGCGGCATTACAATTTACTCGGCAGCAAGCGATTAATGTAGACTTACCTAGAGCCACTACAGGGACACCGCCGGAGATTCGCCAAACTTTAATTGTGACATTGGATGCGATCGGACAAACGTATGTTGAGCAAGAGCCAGTATCGCGCGATCAACTCACGCAGCGATTGCAGGCGTATCGCCAGGCAAATCCAGAAGGCATCATGGTGTTAAATGCTTCACGGACTGCGAGTTACAACGAAGTCATTCAAGTCCTCGATCTTCTCCGCGCAGTTGGCGGTGATCGCGTTGCTCTAGCAACGCTACCAGGCGATACTAATCCTGGTGTCAGCCCTACAGTTCCCGTTGTTCCTGGAGTTGTCCCTTCACCAGGCACAACGCCAACTATCCCACAAGACAATCTTAACGCCCCGATTCCAACAATTCCTCCTGTACCTGCTCCTAATCAATCCCCAATTTCTCCGACAACACCTGCGGTTCCATAA
- a CDS encoding phage holin family protein has product MLVELLIAWLVSASSLLLVTKLPVGVEVDSTPKAFISAAVLGIVAAVVNPILKAVFFIPNVVTFGLLSGVFTFIIGAISLAVAASLVSGFRLRAGIWSALIGALALSVVSNLIYGFVSL; this is encoded by the coding sequence ATGTTGGTAGAGCTTTTAATCGCATGGTTGGTAAGCGCATCAAGCTTACTACTAGTGACCAAATTACCTGTAGGAGTTGAAGTCGATAGTACTCCTAAGGCCTTTATTTCAGCAGCAGTTTTGGGAATTGTAGCGGCTGTAGTTAATCCTATTTTAAAAGCCGTATTTTTTATTCCTAATGTAGTAACATTTGGTTTATTATCTGGTGTTTTCACCTTCATTATTGGTGCTATTAGTTTAGCTGTTGCAGCTTCTTTAGTAAGTGGATTTCGCTTACGTGCAGGAATTTGGAGTGCTTTAATCGGAGCATTAGCACTCTCAGTTGTGAGCAATCTAATATATGGTTTTGTCTCTCTGTAG